The sequence CGCCGAGTTCCTCACGCATGTCGGAAACAACTCGATTGTGTATATCATCTCAATGTTAAAAGCCGAACACGCGCAAAAGTAAGAGATCAGCTCTAATACCAATTGTAAAGCCCCGTGGCTCCCGATTCTCATATTCTGTAACGCGAATATGAGAACGCTCGAGACACCACCTAAGGCCGTAAACCCGATGAGTGCGTTTCTCCTGCTGAGTTTGTCCACGAGGAAAAGCGTTATGAGGTTCGCTGGCAAATCCATCAACGCGTTAAACGCTGCACTCATATAAACGTTGAAATCGAGATTCGATAACGCTAAAGGCATCCCGTAGTAGACCAAACCGATCCCAAACGCAACCGCCATAACCGCGGTTAATCTCCTAAGCGCCCATCTCTTTTCCACCAACACCTTCATGGCCGCGTAGATGTTAACACTAGGCTTCtcgtcttcctcctcctcagTTGGTAAGCTCGAAAAGCTCATGGTACCATCACTCATAGGAATCGAAGCAACTCTTTTGAGAATCGAAATGGCTTCTTCTCTACGACCTCTAACAAACAGCCACCTCGGAGACTCGCAGACGAAGTACCGAACCAGAACACAGTAGATTATGGTCGGAACGGAGGTCCAGATGTAGAGTATCCTCCACGAGTTCCCTCTATTCATATAAGCCATGGCAGGGAGAGACAAGAAGCCAAGCATGAAGCCGAAGAAGCTCATGATCCCGACACGTCCTCGCCACCTCTTTCCGACAAGCTCCGTCGAGAGAACAAGCGCACACGTCCCGATCGTCGCTCGACCAAACCCGTTAACGAACCGGAAAAAAGCGTAAACCCAGATGTTCGGCGAGAAAACAGTAAGCATCGTTGATATCGACATCAAGAGACAGGAGAGAAACAGCATGTTCTTACGACCGAGAGAAGAGTCTGCTAACGTAGAGAGAATCAAACCTCCGATTAAACACCCGACGAAGAAGGAACTCTCAGGCAAGCCTTTGACGAACGAGCCTGAGCATTGGAGACCCCACTCGGAGATGACGGAGACGTGAGGAGGGAAGTCCCAGGACCATGAGGTTTTGGGGAGGATGCAGATGTTGGAGATGGAGTCGTGACAGAACGACTCGCTGCAGTGCCATTTGGGTTCGAAGTCTGTGAAGACGGAGATGAATGTCTGTTGAGCGTCGAAAACTCCGGAGAAGGAGACTAATGTGGCCTGGAGGAACTGGGCCCACCCAAAGCTTCCAATGTACCTCTCGATCGTATCGTCGAGGGATCTCGGCGGTGACGAGTTTGAATCGTTCAGAAGCGGCTGAGTTGGTTCAGCCATGTTGCAcgagttttttcttttcttttttttttcgcttTTCCCTCTCTTGTCTTGTGCCACAGCTTCTCAAACGGCGAGTCTTTTGTCCTGCTTTTATTACAGAACATTGTGTTGACTTTTCAACATGGtaataacaattaatttttatcaaattttctGCAAACACTTACATTAGATTCATTTAGCAAATTTGATGATATAGGTTAAATGCAACTTTGATTTGTATATAATCTGATATACACGTTATTACTCTTCCTCTATTTCAgtttatttgatgtttttaaaaagtattgCAAAATAGGTATTTATGACCAACTACATAATACtgcaatttttaattatatttaattatcttATGTAATCAAgataaagtttataaaattagcaattgcttaatttatgtatatcaatttaaaatatcaaCTAAATGATATAAAAGATGTTATTTTAATTTGGTAACACTATAGTAAATAAAATAGTTAgttttatgttaaattttagagagtttaGATGATTTTAAGTTTTCTATATATTTAGCGGTTTAATCATTGGTTACGTTGCTGGGATTTTTCTGCGTGTACTTAGAAATTTATCGAAATAAGATAGTGTATTTTAATCTGACTTATACTTTACTTTATAATATAGTGTTAGTGTTAAGTGTTAACCAGTTTGGAGGTAAAGCGTAGCTTGAGTAAACAACAATTGTACAGTGGTCCTTGTTATGCTAGATAATAGGCTGGTTGGTTGAGATCACGAGACACATGTGCGATAGAAACTATACCAACTTGTACTTTAACAATCTACATTATTACGAGGCACTTTGCTCAGTCCTCAACGCGCCACGTCAACATTTTGTAGATCCCATTTTTAAAAACTACGAAAAAATGTCAAGTACATGGTCTGAATCCAGGTTATTAAGATATAAACACCAACATATATACCACTAAActaaagtatattttatatattgatgccaaaaactaatatatatatatatatatatatatatatgaaggtCGGAAGCCCTTGCTTCGTCGGCTTCCTCTGAGGGTCGGATCTACAAGTATATTATGAGTTTCATATTTAAATGAGATATATCacgttataagaaaaaaaagctcAAGTTTGCAACAATTATGGTTTTTCCATATTGTAAATTGCCATCATTTAACATGAGTTATGGTTCTTTTCATCATTGTCTCAGACAAGTCTAAGTTACAAAAGTGCACTGTGTATATGTttgtaatctattttttcaccGGTGAACTCTTCATCTCAAGAAACAGCAAGCAAGAGTTCCTGTTGTGAAAGAAACTCCAAAGGCTCCTGTCTCACCACCAGACGTGGTGCTGGAGGGTAATGAAGAGGAGGCAGTAATTATTGGGGAATCTGTGGGGGGATTAATGGAGAACAAGGAGGAAGTCGAAGCTGATAGAGGTACAGCTGAGAAGGAGTCACATAAGGAGGGTAAAAGCAGTGCTATAGAAGCACCAATGGTACTTGGTGAAGCAAGTAGCTGGCTACTGGTCTCTCCGGCTAAGGTTGGAAGACCCTCTGGGCCCCAACAGGAGGAGGACATTCACATTTCTGCTTCGAAGTTCACAGTTCTCAGTTTGGATGAAGAGGAGGAAGGAGAGATTATGGACAAGGAAACTCAGGTCACTGAGGCAGCAGCTAATAGTAACTTGAGTAATTGTGAGAATGCAGAGGAGGAACCTAACGGTAGGAATGGAGAAGAAAGCTTTCATCTTGGGGCTGATCAAACCATGGAAGATAAGAGATTGGGAGATAAGAAAGCTCTCAACAAACCTAAGGAGAAGAAGGCAAAGTCTCAGGATGCAAATCCGTCGGCTATGAGCACTAGGTCTTCTCGCCGCCAACAATAAAATGTCAAGCTTCTTTTGGAATGTACGCGGCTTCAACAAACCGGGGAAGCACGCCGTTGTGAAAGATTGGCTAAATAAGAATAGTATGAAGTTTTGGTGTATTCTGAAAACAAGGGTGAAGGAAAAGAAGGCAAACATGATTTTAAGCTCTGTGTTTAGTGACTGGTCGTCTATGACCAATTACGAGCACAGTCAAGGAGGCAGGATTTGGCTGCTATGGAAAGATACAGTTAGGATGACTCCGGTCTATAAAACAGACCAACTGATCACATGCTCGGTCGCTCTGCCAGGTGAAGAGGAGTTCTTCTGTTCTTTTGTGTATGCGAGCAACGAAGTAGTAGGCCGTAAGGAGCTTTGGGAAGACTTATGTCACCACCATAACTCCCCTCTGTTTAGAAATAAAGAATGGTTAGTTATGGGTGATTTCAACGAGATTCTAGATGGAAGTGAGCATTCAGAGTTTGAGAATTTAGGGAGACTTTCCTATGGTATGAGAGATTTTCAACAGATGGTATTAAGCTGTCAACTTATGAATATGGGTTACCAAGGCCCTCTTTTCACGTGGTGCAACAAGAGAGCTGAGGGGCTGGTATGTAAGAAATTAGACAGGGTATTGATGAATAACGAGGCTATGCATCGGTTTGCCAGTGCTTATTCTGTGTTTGAGGCGGGTGGGTGCTCGGATCATATGAGGTGCAAGATACAAGTGCTGCAAGCTgaggaaaaaataaaaaggcCCTTCAAGTATGTCAACGCCATTGGAAAGCTGCCCAACTTTCTTCCAATGGTTAAGGAATATTGGGAGTCAACTGATAAGCTTTTTCACTCCACCTCTACTATGCACCGGTTCTCTAAGAAGCTTAAGAGCCTCAAGCCGCTGATTAGAGAGCTAGGCAAAGAGAAGCTGGGGAACTTATGCTTAAGAGCTAAGGAAGCGCTTTCCATTCTCTGCGAGAAACAGAAAATAACCCTGTCGAATCCTACCCCGGAGGCGATCCTGGTGGAAGCTGAAGCGTATGAGAAGTGGCTTCATGTCGCAGACCTGGAAGAGGATTTTCTCAAGCAGAGATCCAAGCTACACTGGCTGGATATAGGAGATCAGAATAATAAGAACTTCCACAATGCGATCAAAACGAGGCAGGCTCAAAACACCTTGAGAGAGATCAAATGCCTAGATGGAAGAATGGCAACATCTCACTCGGATATCAAATTGGAAGCTGAAAGACACTTCTCCTCGTTTCTCAATCATGTTCCGGAGAGCTTTCAAGGGGCCTCAGTGGCAGAGTTAAAGTGTCTGCTGGACTTTGAATGTAACGCTGAAGATTGTGCAGGGTTGGAAGCTGAGGTCACTGCAGAAGAGATCAAGCAGGTGCTCTTCTCTATGCCATCTAACAAATCCCCGGGTCCGGATGGCTACCCTAGTGAATTCTTCAAAGTTACATGGCCAGTGTTAGGCCAGGACTTCACGGTGGCGGTTCAGTCCGTTTTTAAATTTGCATTCCTCCCTAAAGGAGTCAATTCAACTATCTTAGCCCTCATCCCCAAGAAGACTGATGCAAGTGAGATCAAAGACTATAGGCCCATAGCATGCTGCAATGTGCTCTATAAAGTGGTATCAAAGATTCTGGCCAACAGGTTGAAGGGGTTGCTGCCTAGAATTATCACGGAGAATCAGTCGGCCTTTATACAAGGAAGGCTCCTAATGGAAAATGTGTTGCTCGCTTCAGAATTGGTCAAAGATTACCACAAAGATGCAGTTTCTCCAAGATGCATGATGAAAATTGACATCTCAAAAGCGTTCGACTCTGTCCAATGGTCTTTTCTCCTTCGCAGTTTGGAGGCAATGGGATTCCCGGCGAAATTCATCCATTGGATTAAGTTGTGTATCTCCACTCCCTCCTTCTCGGTGCAAGTTAACGGTGACTTGGCCGGCTACTT comes from Brassica rapa cultivar Chiifu-401-42 chromosome A02, CAAS_Brap_v3.01, whole genome shotgun sequence and encodes:
- the LOC103853185 gene encoding organic cation/carnitine transporter 2, coding for MAEPTQPLLNDSNSSPPRSLDDTIERYIGSFGWAQFLQATLVSFSGVFDAQQTFISVFTDFEPKWHCSESFCHDSISNICILPKTSWSWDFPPHVSVISEWGLQCSGSFVKGLPESSFFVGCLIGGLILSTLADSSLGRKNMLFLSCLLMSISTMLTVFSPNIWVYAFFRFVNGFGRATIGTCALVLSTELVGKRWRGRVGIMSFFGFMLGFLSLPAMAYMNRGNSWRILYIWTSVPTIIYCVLVRYFVCESPRWLFVRGRREEAISILKRVASIPMSDGTMSFSSLPTEEEEDEKPSVNIYAAMKVLVEKRWALRRLTAVMAVAFGIGLVYYGMPLALSNLDFNVYMSAAFNALMDLPANLITLFLVDKLSRRNALIGFTALGGVSSVLIFALQNMRIGSHGALQLVLELISYFCACSAFNIEMIYTIELFPTCVRNSAIAMTRQALVLGGVFSPIMVAAGRKNGFWSFGLFGLAIGLLGLFAVALPETRGSDLCDTMDEEECKDRQGNSDIISSVMA